The region AAAAATCGTAGCTTCGACCAAATGCAAGCCATCAACTAAATGGAGGAGAGTTAAATCCCGGTGTTGAACGTATTTCAAGTAATCATCTAAACGCTGAAGACGATCTATCTGAATGGTAGTATAAGCCATGCTTATTGCTGTTTTTATAGTAAAGCATCATATGCTGAATCAACAGTCTCAGATGCAAATGAATCTAAATAAATAGCCGTAACGGCTTCTGTCTTATGCCCCATAGTAGCAGAAATAACTCCCGTAGCAACTCCTGCACGTTTTAAACTAGTTGCAAATGAGTGCCTGGCTACATAAGTTGTTAACGTAGTTGTAATCCCTAGTGTTTCGCCAATTGCTTTAAGGTCAGCGTTAATTTGCCCAATAATTTTCTTAAGCCTATTTTTAATTTGTGTTGGTGTCTTGTGGGTGTTACCATTCAGTATACCGAAGACGTAACTATCGGGACCATTATACGTTGCTGTTCTATATTTCTCTACAATGGCAAGCGCAGGAGCTAAAAGCCGAATTGAGAATTTACCTCCTGTTTTTTGTCGGGTATAAGTCAGTCGCGTACTACCATCATTATCGGCATCTAGATCGCGCCAACGGAGTTGAGTCAGGTCAACAAAGTTAATCCCGCCAACATAGAATGAAAACAGAAATACATTCTTAGCACGTTCTAGCCTCTCTACCTCAATACCATTACGTAATTCGGAAAAGGCCCCAGTAGCTGTTGCGGCCGGTATGTACGTTTCAATTTTTCGAACATCATCACGGCTAATAGCTCGTTTACGAGTAGTTGTATCAAACTTTGCTACGCTAAACTTATGCTTATCACTGACGTTGCGTGTGAATGGATAATCCTTTATGTCAGCCAACCCT is a window of Spirosoma linguale DSM 74 DNA encoding:
- a CDS encoding integrase family protein (PFAM: integrase family protein~KEGG: seh:SeHA_C1600 phage integrase family protein), with amino-acid sequence MKVVYFTSKTLSDGSHPFMVRITKDRVRKYIATGLSIFPKYWNDKYTSYREAIRKSYPEPNRNNLITALEGWEKKYSTAAESLSVADEVHNSKDVASKAIEGRKQARKSKLLPYVDELINNMVKVDRVGNSLVYKDLRNQLADFIKNGYVQADDIRFADITVKFLNEFEIYMSAKGVADTTLSNRFRTLRATLNKAISEGLADIKDYPFTRNVSDKHKFSVAKFDTTTRKRAISRDDVRKIETYIPAATATGAFSELRNGIEVERLERAKNVFLFSFYVGGINFVDLTQLRWRDLDADNDGSTRLTYTRQKTGGKFSIRLLAPALAIVEKYRTATYNGPDSYVFGILNGNTHKTPTQIKNRLKKIIGQINADLKAIGETLGITTTLTTYVARHSFATSLKRAGVATGVISATMGHKTEAVTAIYLDSFASETVDSAYDALL